The genomic segment TAATGCTCCAAGAGTAGACAAGACAATTCCGTTTCGTTAAAATGAGTAATATAATTCCTGTGCGTAAAATTGATACGTGTCCTGGGGTAAATTCTTCcactgtttaatatttaatgtttgtctGCATTTATCCATGTCCTTGGGAGTTCTTTTGTAATTTCAATCCATAAAGTCTATGTTGGCTTTGGGCTGGTTATGATTTCGGTGTCAGTGCACCAGAATCTCCTGGCCATAGGAGCTCGCAGCTGTCACGTTGTGGTTGCTGTCCGGTTCATCTTTCAAACTTGCACCTTTTAAGTAATCTACCACAAAACTCCCCTGAAACACAGAGCAAACAGAGTCATTTATCGTTAGGGACATTGGAGGATAAAACGAAgagcttttaaagattttagCTTCGGTTTCTTTCGTAATTTACATAGAATATTTGTGATATCTTGCTGACTTGAAGTGTGTATAAAATGATTTGTTCTACGTCTCAGTGAACATACGTTTGCAGTCCATGGACGGAGGCGGTGTGTCTGCACTCACGTTGCCGGCATGGCTGTACACGTCCTCGGGCGTCTGAGGAACCCCAGGCGGCGTCATCCTCTTCTCCTTCTGCCTTCGGTTGCAGAACCAGACCCGAACCACCTCCTTTTCGAGCTGGAGGTTGTCCGCCAGAGAGGTTATCTCCTGCGCTGACGGTTTGGGGCATTTCAAAAAATGGCTCTCCAAGGCTCCCTTCACGCTCACCTCGATGGAGGTGCGCTTCTTTCGTTTTCTGCCTTGAGCTGCTATTTTGTCGATGCTGGTGGGACTTCCCGTGGTCGAGTCGGCCTCCTCCAGCCACTTGTTCAGCAGCGGCTTGAGTTTGCACATGTTTTTGAAGCTCAGCTGGAGAGCCTCGAACCTGCAAATGGTGGTCTGCGAGAAAACATTCCCGTAAAGAGTTCCCAGCGCTAGCCCGACGTCGGCTTGAGTAAAACCCAGTTTGATCCGACGCTGCTTAAACTGTTTggcaaactgctccaggtcgTCGGAGGTCGGCGTGTCCTCGTCTGAGTGCGAGTCGTGGCTGTTGACTCCCGCGTGGTGCTgctggtggtggtggtggtgagggtgctgctgctgctgatggtggtggtggtgatgaTGGTGATCCATTTCTGGCGAGTCTCCTCGCATCAGACCCGGGTGGACTAAACTCCCGGGAGGGTTCAGCATCCCGTTGACTGTGAAGCCACCCGGCTGGGAATAAATGAGAGACTGCTGGGACTGCTGCTGTCCTCCGGTGATGGTGGGGATGTGGGAGGCTGTGGTGCCACCCCATGCGCTTTGGTGCGACTGGTGAGCCCCTAAATGCGAGGCTCTGTGGTGCAGCGCGGTGCTAGAGTGTAGGTCTTCTCTGTTTGAACTGTTCTTCACGTCTTGTTGCTGTGGGCTCCCGGCCATGCCAACTGGGCTGGAGGACCAAGGGGAGCCGGCTTCTGCCGCTGCagcggcggcggcggcggcggcggccGCGGCAGCCGCATGTGGCAGTGAGGTAACCCACTGATGGGCATGGCTCAGCATGTGCCCCCCGTTACTGGCTGTCATGGCTCCTTGCATGAAGTCGCTCTGCACCATCTTGACCGCGGGGTCTCCTCTGTAACCTCCCGACACCGATGTTACGGCACCGCTTCCCGGCTGCATGCCACCACCTCCGGACTCCGAGTGCACGATCGAGGCTGATGAGAGAATGCTATTGCTGGCCAGGTAAGGATTGGAAGCCGCTGTGGCCATCCCCCCTCACCACTTTGAACAATTCTACTTATTATTCCCCCCTCCCCGTATTGTCGTAACTTTTTTCCAAGCCTCGAAGGCGCGCACTATTTCATGAATTATTCAAGCTGGAAAAGTATGCGTGGTATTTTGATTTGGTCCACCGACAGCACAGCAAAAGATGGCCAAAATATATCCGTCAAAGCCTCCTTTTATCAGAAGCAAAAGGAGAAAGAAATACCTTCAGCGTAGAAATCCACATTATGCATGGAGGCTGTTTTTACGATTGCATTCCGTTCTTAATGTCATTGTCTTAAAGACCAATTACGAAACCAAAAAGTCTTGTTTGTTCTTCTTCACATCAACTACTCGTGACGATTACACAAATCCCACACCGAACTTCATCGCGCGCTCTCTTGACTTGATGTGGAGGCTTATCAGAAGAAGACGCTCCTTTGTAAACTTCTCTCTTGTCCCGCAACCCACGAGGCGCTTTCTTACCAAGGCTTGCTTCCCTTGTTTCTTCTTTTCACAGAGTCCATCCGACGTTAATCTTGAACACGTTCAACTGCACACAACTCTATTAAATGTCCGCGCAACGGAGAGCTTTCGCTGTCCTCGCTCGCTCCGTTCCTCTCTCTGAGCGCGAGAGCACGCGAATGTTTACGTTCAGCCCCCGCGTGCGCACACCATGCACATCCTTCACCCAATTACCGCGAGGAAGTTTCTGCGAGATTGATGCTCATTGGATATCCTTCGGGAGAGTGACAGATCTTAGGGCACAGCTAAGAAATCACGTCAAGGCGTTGCAATTTGCTATGTCTAATTTGGATTTGTCAACATACGAATAAAAGTGACTAGACCCTCTATCCGAACAGGAAGCTTCAGTTGATATAATTTGAGTGCGCTGTACTGCATTATTGGCTTAACGACGCCgtaggtgttttgtttttgttacagAGGAAACTGTTTGGCTTGTTTTCGTCTCAgcgtttgttttattttactttacgtTGGCCTTTTGTCTGCAACaggcatttaaaatgttaaaatgaatttgtgcTGATGATAAATTATAACTGTGTATGATATTTTACCTATGGGCATGTAACAAACAAACAGGGAAATCAGAATAGATGGGATACAGataaaacaatgcaaacagCAGGCAGATAAAAACATTAAGCATTTCAGCTTTGGCTTAGGGGTACAAATGAAGTAAGTATATAGATTAGATTTTTATCCAGAAAATGTATGTAATCTACTGTTACCACCATGTAAGGACTGGCAACTTAACGGAAAGCACGTTTTATAGTTTATTCAGATTTATTCCAATAATAAAGCAGAGCCATTTCAAAGCACGAGCCgtgtaaacttttaaaatgatttatttatttcatttttgaattgtGGCACAACgaggttttaaaaaaatacatagccaaataaacacaatcgTTGTACGCCCACTATTTCATATTGTTTAATTAGTTTCAGTGGTACCTCTGGAACATGGAAGTTGAACATATCAGGCCTTTCAGAGGAAAAAAGAACCATCAGATGTAGGCTACGTAATAATCCCTGAGtggtgatttattattattgttgtttgtttatttgtagaCTGATCCACCTCTggaatatagcctacatataacCTATTGTATAGTGTCGAGGACAGGGACACTCGTGCACTGCGAGCGAGGAACAGTTAGTGCTGattttcatttgcataaatTTTCATATGTTTAAGTGAAAATAATAGCGGAGCGGAGGAGAGCGGGATTCACTCGAGACGgagcaagagagagagggagctgCGCTGGATTCATTCCTGCGGTAAGAGATATAcctctctttctcactctctccgtctgaatgttttgtttaaatagcGAAAAACTGTCTATATTGAATTTAAGAGCCGCGGTGAATCGCACGCTCGTAAAATCTgctgtaaaatgtatttctgtgcgGAGCAGCGAGGGCCTTACGCTTACTGTGATAGCCTACAATTCCTGAAAATCAcactatttatataaaataaatgcggTTTTGCTTGAGGGCCAATAACGGTGGCAAATGCATCATAGCACAAGGATGCAGAGGGTTAAATGACATCAACTCTCCTTGACAATTTCATTAAGCTTCTTAGCTTCTTAAGCAAAGACTTCCAGGATTTTATATCATGGACTTATAAGGTAGgcttcttatttatttatttgacgtTCCAAAGATATAACGAATTAGTTATTAAAGGTGTAGGCTAGTTCATTGAGTTTTACTCTATCTGCAATTTGAAAAGAAATAAGTTAGTGTAGTTTTCAAGACCAGCTGGACACGAGCAGCCCAGTCAAATTTAAAACTCTTTAAAACTACGCGTGTTAATAACTTACAAGTCGATTCGCTGGCTGCCTGCGATTTTTATTGCttgtttgaaaatataaaataacattggtCAATCAAAAAGCCATGTGAAGTGTCAGTCAGATATTTGCCGTAACAGCATTCTGAATTAATTTGCACAAACTAACATGACCCTCCCTGTAACAGGCCTGCAATAAGTTTATTACGggaaatatgtagtctatcaGCAGGCATGGGTACATAGATGATCCATCAATCACTGTCCGACAAAGTCATGTTTAACAACGGCTCAGTTTGTCATTTGTAAATTAAGATACTTATTTCTTATTACGCCTTCATTTTGTGCGCTAATTGACGCATTATATAGAAAGGTTGTTTTACTTGAGGTTAAGTCGAGTTTTGCATGAGAGTATAGCCATGAAGCAGCGAGGACCCTTTACACCGCCATGACTGTGTTTCaagataattctttaaaaaaaaaagcctatatatatatgtatatatgtgtgtgtgtgtgtgtgtgtgtattttgcaCTATACTTTATATATGAAATTTGCACTTGCTTTTTAATTAGATTCTTCAAAAGATCTGTCCCTTTATCCGTTACTTTGTCATTGACAACTTACAAACTTTTCCCACAAAagatttaataaattgtaattttttttttaaattttaataagcAGGACTATATAACGCTGTCTTTAAATTCTC from the Onychostoma macrolepis isolate SWU-2019 chromosome 09, ASM1243209v1, whole genome shotgun sequence genome contains:
- the pou3f3a gene encoding POU domain, class 3, transcription factor 3-A isoform X1, with the translated sequence MATAASNPYLASNSILSSASIVHSESGGGGMQPGSGAVTSVSGGYRGDPAVKMVQSDFMQGAMTASNGGHMLSHAHQWVTSLPHAAAAAAAAAAAAAAAEAGSPWSSSPVGMAGSPQQQDVKNSSNREDLHSSTALHHRASHLGAHQSHQSAWGGTTASHIPTITGGQQQSQQSLIYSQPGGFTVNGMLNPPGSLVHPGLMRGDSPEMDHHHHHHHHQQQQHPHHHHHQQHHAGVNSHDSHSDEDTPTSDDLEQFAKQFKQRRIKLGFTQADVGLALGTLYGNVFSQTTICRFEALQLSFKNMCKLKPLLNKWLEEADSTTGSPTSIDKIAAQGRKRKKRTSIEVSVKGALESHFLKCPKPSAQEITSLADNLQLEKEVVRVWFCNRRQKEKRMTPPGVPQTPEDVYSHAGNGSFVVDYLKGASLKDEPDSNHNVTAASSYGQEILVH
- the pou3f3a gene encoding POU domain, class 3, transcription factor 3-A isoform X2, which encodes MATAASNPYLASNSILSSASIVHSESGGGGMQPGSGAVTSVSGGYRGDPAVKMVQSDFMQGAMTASNGGHMLSHAHQWVTSLPHAAAAAAAAAAAAAAAEAGSPWSSSPVGMAGSPQQQDVKNSSNREDLHSSTALHHRASHLGAHQSHQSAWGGTTASHIPTITGGQQQSQQSLIYSQPGGFTVNGMLNPPGSLVHPGLMRGDSPEMDHHHHHHHHQQQQHPHHHHHQQHHAGVNSHDSHSDEDTPTSDDLEQFAKQFKQRRIKLGFTQADVGLALGTLYGNVFSQTTICRFEALQLSFKNMCKLKPLLNKWLEEADSTTGSPTSIDKIAAQGRKRKKRTSIEVSVKGALESHFLKCPKPSAQEITSLADNLQLEKEVVRVWFCNRRQKEKRMTPPGVPQTPEDVYSHAGNVSADTPPPSMDCKREFCGRLLKRCKFER